Proteins co-encoded in one Sporichthyaceae bacterium genomic window:
- the dprA gene encoding DNA-processing protein DprA: protein MNSEQRAARALLARIAEPAEPRLGVLLDALGAVEVVAAIRAGRTEIPGAAAMRVRLAGLDGHAELEAGTRRGLRWICPGEPEWPGGLDDLGPGRPFGLWLLGGVGLAEHLGNSVAMVGSRAATPYGTHVAGEFGATLAESGWAVVSGGAFGIDVAAHRGALAVGGATVAVLAGGVDVPYPGAHAALLERIAAEGAVLSEAAPGAAPARRRFLTRNRIIAALTRGTVVVEAAVRSGAATTARWADELGRTLMVVPGPITSAMSAGSNELLRSRHAIPITRPAEVIEAIGRLGVDLAPPRASELRPRDELPDRLLEVLEALPARGCASADRVARECGVPDALPALGELAALALAERVDGGWRLARQARNARH, encoded by the coding sequence ATGAACTCCGAACAACGAGCGGCGCGGGCGTTGCTCGCCCGGATCGCCGAACCCGCCGAGCCACGGTTGGGGGTACTGCTCGACGCCCTGGGCGCGGTCGAGGTGGTGGCCGCGATCCGCGCCGGTCGTACCGAGATCCCGGGTGCGGCGGCCATGCGGGTACGACTGGCCGGACTGGACGGCCACGCCGAACTGGAAGCGGGAACCCGGCGCGGGCTGCGCTGGATCTGTCCCGGCGAACCGGAGTGGCCCGGCGGGCTGGACGACCTCGGACCGGGCCGGCCATTCGGATTGTGGCTGCTCGGCGGCGTCGGCCTGGCCGAGCACCTGGGAAACTCCGTCGCGATGGTGGGGTCACGGGCGGCCACGCCGTACGGGACCCACGTGGCCGGTGAGTTCGGGGCGACGCTGGCCGAGTCCGGCTGGGCCGTGGTGTCCGGCGGCGCCTTCGGCATCGACGTGGCAGCTCACCGCGGCGCGCTGGCTGTCGGCGGGGCCACCGTCGCGGTGCTGGCCGGTGGTGTGGACGTGCCCTATCCCGGCGCGCACGCGGCGCTGCTGGAGCGCATCGCGGCGGAGGGAGCGGTGCTGTCGGAGGCCGCGCCCGGCGCTGCGCCGGCGCGACGGCGCTTCCTCACCCGCAACCGGATCATCGCGGCGTTGACCCGGGGCACGGTGGTGGTGGAGGCGGCCGTGCGCAGCGGCGCGGCCACCACCGCCCGATGGGCCGATGAGCTGGGGCGAACGCTGATGGTGGTGCCCGGCCCGATCACCTCGGCGATGTCCGCGGGCAGCAATGAACTGCTGCGGTCGCGACACGCGATCCCGATCACCCGGCCCGCTGAGGTCATCGAGGCCATCGGACGCCTCGGCGTCGACCTGGCCCCGCCGCGTGCATCCGAACTCCGCCCGCGCGACGAATTGCCCGATCGGCTGCTCGAGGTGCTCGAGGCGCTGCCCGCCCGCGGATGCGCCAGCGCCGATCGGGTGGCCCGTGAGTGCGGCGTGCCGGACGCGTTGCCCGCGCTGGGCGAACTGGCCGCACTGGCCCTCGCGGAGCGGGTGGACGGCGGTTGGCGGCTGGCCCGACAAGCGCGGAACGCCCGACATTGA